The proteins below are encoded in one region of Casimicrobium huifangae:
- the kdsB gene encoding 3-deoxy-manno-octulosonate cytidylyltransferase encodes MSFVAVIPARYASTRFPGKPLIDLFGKPMIVRVAERAALSAAKQVVVATDDLRIAEACHAAGVGVAMTRSDHATGTDRLSEVVTALGLDDDVIVVNVQGDEPEIPASAINAVAAMLDADRGAAMATLCHPIHDISDVVNPNVVKCIVAETGNALYFSRAPVPFSRDAWAGGVTVMPAGLPVYRHIGLYAYRASFLRSFPALTVPAIERHEALEQLRALAHGYRIRVAVVDDPLPPGIDTPEDYARLLARGNQH; translated from the coding sequence ATGTCGTTTGTTGCCGTCATTCCAGCCCGATACGCATCCACCCGTTTTCCTGGCAAACCGTTGATTGATCTTTTCGGCAAGCCGATGATCGTGCGGGTGGCCGAGCGTGCGGCGCTGTCCGCTGCAAAGCAGGTCGTTGTTGCCACAGATGATCTTCGCATCGCTGAGGCGTGCCATGCTGCCGGCGTAGGCGTCGCGATGACGCGCAGCGACCATGCGACCGGTACCGACCGCCTAAGCGAAGTCGTCACCGCGCTGGGCCTTGACGATGATGTCATCGTCGTCAATGTGCAGGGGGATGAGCCGGAGATTCCGGCATCTGCCATTAATGCTGTCGCCGCGATGCTGGATGCCGATCGCGGCGCGGCCATGGCCACGCTCTGCCACCCGATTCATGACATCAGCGACGTGGTCAATCCGAACGTCGTCAAATGCATTGTTGCCGAGACCGGCAACGCCCTTTATTTCAGTCGGGCGCCGGTGCCGTTCTCGCGCGATGCGTGGGCAGGCGGGGTGACTGTCATGCCGGCCGGGCTGCCGGTCTATCGCCACATTGGGCTTTATGCCTATCGGGCGTCTTTCTTGCGCTCGTTTCCAGCCCTGACTGTGCCCGCCATTGAGCGGCACGAGGCGCTGGAGCAGTTGCGAGCCCTGGCGCACGGGTATCGCATACGGGTCGCCGTCGTTGACGATCCGCTGCCACCCGGCATCGACACGCCGGAGGACTACGCGAGGCTGCTGGCGCGTGGCAACCAGCACTAG
- a CDS encoding Trm112 family protein — MDPKLLEILVCPVTKGALIYDKGRQELISKSARLAYPIRGDIPVMLEEEARKLLAEEIEALAS, encoded by the coding sequence ATCGACCCCAAACTGCTTGAGATCCTCGTGTGTCCCGTCACCAAGGGGGCACTGATTTATGACAAAGGCAGGCAGGAGCTCATCTCAAAGTCGGCACGTCTTGCCTACCCGATTCGCGGAGACATTCCCGTGATGCTCGAAGAGGAAGCGCGCAAGCTCTTGGCAGAAGAGATCGAGGCGTTGGCGTCCTGA